In candidate division WOR-3 bacterium, the DNA window TTGCCTTTGATGGCACGAACTATTTAATAACCTGGACGCAATTTTTAGATGGCAACATGATGGGGAGGTTCTATAATACCTTTGGTGTGCCAGTTGATACACCCTTTGTCATTTTTGGCCCATTGAACAATAAAATTCCAGTAGGTGGCGTTGGCTTTGGAGGGGGAAGCTACCTTGCAGTAGCCACACGCTGTAATTCTGAGTTTTCCAACGGTGATGTTTACGGAAGGTTCATTACCCCTTTGGTGATAAAAGATATGGACAACCTCATATTACGGCTATACCTGGACTATACGACGCCTTATAACAATTCAGTTACCATAGAATACGATTTGCCGAAAGGATGCTATGTTACTTTGCGGATTTACAATATCCTTGGACAGGAAATTGCCACATTGATGAGTGGATTTTCACCTGCCGGACCACATACAATGCAATGGAATACTTCAAGATTATCCGGAGGCTTATATTTCTGCAGTTTAGAGACTAACTCAGCTGTTGTGACGCAAAAATTAATTTTACCCAGGTGATTCGAAGTTAAATAATTATGAATAGTCATAAGTGCAGGAATCCCGATTTTGGAAAAATTCTAAACTGGTTATAAAATTTTAAAACAGGAGGTTTAAATGCTTAAATTACTATTGCTAACACTACTAACTACAAGGGCGTACATATACCCCGCCCTCAAGGAAAAACTGGCTAAAGCCGCCCCAAATGAGTACACTGAGGCTATAGTTCACCTCAAGGCAAAACCAGACTACGATGCTATGAAGGGATTAACTCCCGCCCAGTATGTAGAAGTTTTGAAATCCTTTGCAAAGGAATCTCAAAGCGAAATTCTTAAAGCCTTAGAGCAAAACTACGGAGATAAAATAAAAACCCTAAGTCCCTATTGGATCTTCAACGGATTTTACATTGTAGCAACAAAGGATGTTATCGAATGGATCGCTGAGAGAGATGATGTGGAATACCTCATTGACAACTTCGTGATAAAGTTGGAAAAAACGACGCCTTCAAGTGAAAAGGTTGAAACAAAATCACCTACCTGGAACATAACAAAAGTTAAAGCCGATTCTTGCTGGATGGCGGGATACGATGGAAGTGGAATCATAATTGGTCATTTAGACTCAGGTGTAGATATAACCCACCCTGCCTTATCCGGGAAGTATTTGGGATACTGGTTCGATGCAGTGAATGGACAGTCTCAACCCTACGACGATAACGGACATGGTACCCACACAATGGGGACAATTCTCGGCGGTGATGGTTTGGGATCCTTTGCAAATGACATTGGTGTCGCACCGGGGGCTAAGTTTGTAGCTTGTAAAATCTTCAATTCTCAAGGAAGTGGATATGCAGACTGGATTCACAATGGATTCCAAAAAATATTGGAATGGAAAGCACAGGGAGTAAACATAAAGGTAGTATCCAATTCCTGGGGTTCAACGGATTATACGAGTACAGAATTCTGGAATGACGTTGTAAACTGGAGAAACAACGGAATAATCCCTGTTTTCGCTGCAGGTAACAGTGGGCCAAACTCTGCAACGGTAAATACGCCTGGCTCTTTCCCCAATGTCATTGCTGTAGGAGCTGTAGATAACAACGATTACATAGCCAGCTTTTCATCGAGAGGGCCTGCCCCGAATCAGTCTCCCTGGAACAACACTGCCTACTGGCCCCGTAGCGACTGGAACTTCATAAAGCCAAATATTTCTGCACCTGGAGTAAGCGTACCATCATCGGTTCCTGGCGGAGGCTACCAATCGATGGATGGTACGTCGATGGCCACTCCACACGTCGCAGGGGCTGTGGCTATACTCCTTCAAAGGAATCCGAATTTAGATTTTAACACTGTTTATTCGCTACTTTTGGATTACTCAAGACAGCCTTCCCAGGGTTCACCCTATCCTAACAATAACTATGGTTGGGGAGTCCTCGATATATACCAGGCACTTTTGCACACACCTGCCCCCAGCGAGCCTTCAGTAGTGCTTCTAAACTATTCATATACCGATCAGAATGGAAATAACGTGTGGGACGCCGGCGAAACGATTTACATCACGGTAACAGTAAAGAACAACGGTGCCGATGCAACCAATGTTCAAGGTACATTAAGCACAAGTTCGACTTATGCCGCGATAAGCGATGGAACAACTTCCTTTGGCAATATCTCCTCTAATGGAACAGCCAACAATGGTAGTGATCCCTTCATAGTGAGCTCAAGCGCAAACACACCAAACGGAACAAGTATTGATTTCAATTTGAATATTACCTGCGATGGTGGGTACTCCTGGAACTACAGCTTCTCTTTGACCGTAGGTATTCCTGGAGTCGATTATGCGGACCATTCACCGGGTAATATTGTTTTAACGGTAACAAAGTATGGCACGCTGGGATATATGAGCTCAAGTCAGTCTCAAGGGTCCGGTTGTAAATATCCTTCATCTTCCGCATCTCATCTGTTCTACGGCGCTTTTGCCGTTGGGACCCAGCTTCCTTATGTAATCGATAGATATTACGAATCCAGTTCCGGAGACGATGACGACTGGGTCACAACGACCAATCCCGATGGGAGAGTCTTTAAATACAATCCCTATCCACCCTACTATGAATATTCACAGGCCATTTTTACTGACGCTGGTGGTGAAGTGTCCAAGGGTTTATGGGTCTATCAAAGGGGATATACCTTTAACGATGGCGTTGCTCCCAACTATGTAATCCTTGAATACACTCTATACAACTCCTCGCCTAATCCAATCAACGGTCTCTATGCAGGCCTCTTTACCGACTGGGATATCGGAGGAAGCAGCGGCGCCTCATCCAACGCTGGCGGCACCGATGCCACAAGGAATTTGGCCTACCTCTACTATTCTTCCACCTTTATGGGAACAGCCATTCTTAACCCTTCACGTCAACAAACCACACTAATTGCAAACCGTTCAGTGATAGACCATGACACCTATGTTTACCCCTACAATGGCCTTCCCGACAGTGTAGAAATGAAATTCCTCAACGGCACCTATACTTCAGCATCCACCAATAGAAACTATGATTGGTCAACGGTTGTATCGGCAGGACCTTTCAATATTGCACCTTACGATTCTGTGAAGGTGGCCTTTGTTGTAGCCGGGGCATCGAGCTTAGCCAACCTACAAAGCTATGTAGAGGATGCCTATGCAAGATACTGGAGTACTGTGGTAAATGCTGGTGAAGCCCCACAGCAAACAAATATTACGATACCCACCATTTCACGGAGCAACTTCAACTTCTCCATTGGCAAAAACGTAAGAGAGGTTAAAGTATCCGTTTACGACGCAAAGGGTTCACTGGTTAGGAGCGATACCTATGCTCCTACAAACGGGATGGTTAATGTAAATCTTTCAGGGCTCTCCGCTGGACTTTACATCGTAAAGGTGGAAAGTGAAAACGTAAAGAAGACATCAAAAATTATTCTCGTAAAGTAAGGACTGCACTAAGGGAAAATTCATGCGGGGCCCCCTTCGGGGGCCCCGCCCTTTTTGATTGTTCGCGTTGCAAACTAAAAAATTATTGCAAAAGGAGTAGCAATGAAAATCATTAAAGCCGGTAAAATTATAACCCTGAAAGGCAACGAGATACTTGAGAACAAGTACATCGTGGTCGAGGATGGGATAATCCAGGATATAACCACATCAAAACCTTCTGTGGGTGAATTTATCCATGCAGAAAAACTTGTGGTTATTCCATCCTTCATCGACCCTGCAACCCAGATAGGACTTGCAGAAGAAGGTGCAGGATTTAACTACTATGACTCTGACGAAGCCACTTTTCCATCCCTTCCCCACCTCCGAAGCCTCGACGCCTTCTACCCAAAAGATCTTGGTATAAAGGATGCAGCTAAGGGCGGTGTTTCTTATTTCGTCTCCTCTCCTGGCGACTCTGCTGTTTTCTCAGGCCTCGAAGGTATATTTGCAAGCATGGGAATTACAGCGGATGATATGGTAAGGGTATTCCCCTCTGCATTGAAACTCAATATGAATTACAGTTCACGAATCCGCTGGAGATCAGAGGGTAAATACCCATCGACAAAAATGGGAATTCTGGCACTAATTCGAGAAAAATTCGAAAAGGCAAAAAATTACGAAAAGAAGAAAGAGAAGGAAAAGGACTTAGAGATGGAAGCCCTTCTTAAGGTCCTGCGTAAAGAGATACCTATTAAGATCTCCGTAAACACAAGGGATGAAATCGAAAAGGCCATTGAATTAAAAAGGGAGTACGATATTAACATCATTCTCCAGGAGGCAGAAGATTCTTTCCAGGTTGCAGACCTTTTGAAAAAAGAGGAAATTCCTGTTATTGCAGGTCCCTATTTTATC includes these proteins:
- a CDS encoding amidohydrolase family protein → MKIIKAGKIITLKGNEILENKYIVVEDGIIQDITTSKPSVGEFIHAEKLVVIPSFIDPATQIGLAEEGAGFNYYDSDEATFPSLPHLRSLDAFYPKDLGIKDAAKGGVSYFVSSPGDSAVFSGLEGIFASMGITADDMVRVFPSALKLNMNYSSRIRWRSEGKYPSTKMGILALIREKFEKAKNYEKKKEKEKDLEMEALLKVLRKEIPIKISVNTRDEIEKAIELKREYDINIILQEAEDSFQVADLLKKEEIPVIAGPYFIAGRLYHQRNHYAKNLYPLYEKGVIFALTTLHPVVPVHLLYHQSALLVKVGIPELDALRSISTNPANILSLEREAGTIEKGKKANLVFLSDEPFTKESDVVGHMLEGEMVWKNF
- a CDS encoding S8 family serine peptidase, coding for MLKLLLLTLLTTRAYIYPALKEKLAKAAPNEYTEAIVHLKAKPDYDAMKGLTPAQYVEVLKSFAKESQSEILKALEQNYGDKIKTLSPYWIFNGFYIVATKDVIEWIAERDDVEYLIDNFVIKLEKTTPSSEKVETKSPTWNITKVKADSCWMAGYDGSGIIIGHLDSGVDITHPALSGKYLGYWFDAVNGQSQPYDDNGHGTHTMGTILGGDGLGSFANDIGVAPGAKFVACKIFNSQGSGYADWIHNGFQKILEWKAQGVNIKVVSNSWGSTDYTSTEFWNDVVNWRNNGIIPVFAAGNSGPNSATVNTPGSFPNVIAVGAVDNNDYIASFSSRGPAPNQSPWNNTAYWPRSDWNFIKPNISAPGVSVPSSVPGGGYQSMDGTSMATPHVAGAVAILLQRNPNLDFNTVYSLLLDYSRQPSQGSPYPNNNYGWGVLDIYQALLHTPAPSEPSVVLLNYSYTDQNGNNVWDAGETIYITVTVKNNGADATNVQGTLSTSSTYAAISDGTTSFGNISSNGTANNGSDPFIVSSSANTPNGTSIDFNLNITCDGGYSWNYSFSLTVGIPGVDYADHSPGNIVLTVTKYGTLGYMSSSQSQGSGCKYPSSSASHLFYGAFAVGTQLPYVIDRYYESSSGDDDDWVTTTNPDGRVFKYNPYPPYYEYSQAIFTDAGGEVSKGLWVYQRGYTFNDGVAPNYVILEYTLYNSSPNPINGLYAGLFTDWDIGGSSGASSNAGGTDATRNLAYLYYSSTFMGTAILNPSRQQTTLIANRSVIDHDTYVYPYNGLPDSVEMKFLNGTYTSASTNRNYDWSTVVSAGPFNIAPYDSVKVAFVVAGASSLANLQSYVEDAYARYWSTVVNAGEAPQQTNITIPTISRSNFNFSIGKNVREVKVSVYDAKGSLVRSDTYAPTNGMVNVNLSGLSAGLYIVKVESENVKKTSKIILVK